TCTCCTCAACAAGCTCAGCCTCACCGAGGTCCTCTGGGGTTAGGTCTCTTATGTTGGTGACGATCTTAGCTCCGGTAGCCTTAGCGAGCTTCTCCATGTCGCTCTTCTTGACTCTTCTGACAGCTAAGATTCCATACTTAGCTAGGTAGTGCTGTGCAAGGTCATCAATTCCCTTCTGGACGAAGACGACATTTGCTCCGACCTCCTTGATCTTGTCGACCATCTCCTTGAGCATCTTCTCCTCCTGCTCAAGGAAGGCCTGGAGCTGCTCTGGGCTTGTGATCCTTATCTCTGCATCGGTCTCGGTCTCCTTGACCTCTAGTGCATCGTTTATGAGAGCGATCTTAGCCTTCTCAACCCTCTTTGGCATTCCTGGGTGAACTACCTCCTTGTCGATGACGACACCTCTGATGAGCTTGGTGTCACTAACAGCTCCGCCCTCCTTCTTCTCTAACTTGATGTTGTCGATGTCAACCTTGAACTTGCCGTCCTTCTCCTCTGCTACGAGCTTGACGGCCTCAACTGCGAGCTTTGCCAAGTACTCCCTCTCCTCCTCTGCGGCCTTTCCAGTTATTGCTGTCATTGCTGCCTTGAGGAGAATCTCTTCATCATCTGGCTTAACATCCTTGGCTATGCTGTCGAGTATTTCCTGAGCCTTCTCAGCTGCTAACATGTAACCCTTGATGACTATGCTTGGGTGGATGTTCTGGTCGAGCAACTCCTCAGCCTTCTTGAGGAGCTCACCGGCGATGACTACTGCAGTGGTAGTACCATCACCGGCCTCCTTGTCCTGGGTCTTGGCGACCTCAACCATCATCTTAGCTGCTGGGTGCTGGATGTCCATCTCATCGAGAATCGTTGCACCATCGTTGGTGATTACGATGTCACCGAGGCTGTCGACGAGCATCTTATCCATACCCTTTGGACCTAGTGTTGTCCTGACGGTCTCCGCTATGATTCTAGCGGCAAGGATGTTCATTCTCTGTGCATCTCTTCCAACATATCTCTGGGTTCCTTCAGGCAAAATTAAGATTGGTTGACCTGCTAACTGGGCCATCTCCACCCCCCTCCTTTATTTTTATGTTTATTGCCACCTGAGGTTTTAGTTACCTTATGTGTCTTCCATACATAGGTTCCTTTGGATTGCTTATAAATTTTTCGGTTTAAAGACCAAGTTAATTGTATGTCCAAATCAGTCTCAGTAGATTTAAAATTCTGAACAAGAAGCCAGAGGAGTAGAAACTACCCTATTAATTTTTAAATGAAAGCTTCTGCTTGGTTAGCTTGAAATATTTTTCACATCTTATATACCTTGGCATTTGCAACTTCCCTCAAAACTGGAATGTATGAAATTCCCGGGTTTATTCCTCTTCCCCCTGGATCATAGATATTGAGCTCTATCCCCTTTCTCCTCAGAGCTTTTGCCAGCTCAATTATTTCATCCTTAATTCGCTTTCCAAAAAGTGGAACGTTGGCCTTTCCGTCAGTTATCAAGAATGCCCTAACTTTTAAGGCCCTGTCTTTTCTCCTCTCACGTTCAGCAAGCAGAAGAAGATTGTAGAGTGCAGAGCTTAAAGGTGTCCTCCCCCCAGTTGGAACACTCTCTATTTTCTCAAGCACTTCCCAGTAGTTCTTAGTTGGCGAGACGAATATCTCCGCCTGATTACCTTTCGCAACTATCAAAGCCATCTTTGACTTTTTAATGTAGCCGTTCTCAACTAATTTCTCCGCTATCCCCTTCGCGATGCTTATCCTCTTCTGTACGGCCATGCTCCCGCTCGAATCCAGGAGCAGAACCCAGAGCGTTGGTGCCTTTGCCTTCCTGACCCTAACGCGGATATCGTTTAAATCGAGCTTTATTGGAGGTCTTTTGCCATTTAAGACTGCCCAAACCAAAGAGTTGTAAAAATCAATGTCCCTTATTTCACCTTTTGGGGGAACGTAAGAGACGGGAATTCCCTTTGGAAAGTTTACCACCGTAACGCTGACATCTCTTGAGGAGCGGTATCCTGAAAATTCACTTCCATCAAAGTTTCTGCTCTCTATCTTTGGGATTTTAGCTTCACTTGGGCGAAAATTTTTCTCTAAATTTCCAATCCCTTGACTTCGAGACTCTCCACTACTTTTTTCTTCCTTCTTGTGCTCATGCTTGTGACCATGTTTGTGGTCGTGATCGTGCTTGTTATTGTCCCTAGGCTTTAGGGACTTCATTTGAAGTGGCTTTTGGAAGGGTTTGTCCCTCAAGCGGTGCGGTAGAGCTAACTCCATAGCTTTTTCTAAGTCCTCCAGTGAGACCCTTCTCTTTCCATTCAGGGCGGCTATTGCTTTGGCCGTCTTTATCGTTACTATCTCAGCTCTGTTGGTTTTAATTCCCAAATTAACGACCGTTTCAGCTAAAAGCTTCAACAAATCGTCGCTTATCTCGACCTTCGGCAGAATCTCTCTCGCCTTAACGATTCTCTCCGTAAGCTTCTTCTCTTCTCTCTCATACTTTTTGTAGAAGCTTATCGGGTCTTCATGAAATTCCTCAACCCTCTTGACTATCTCTATCCTCTCCTCTGGGTTCATTGGAGCACTTACCTCGACGCATAAACCAAATCTGTCGAGGATTTGAGGCCTAAGCTCGCCTTCCTCGGGGTTCATGCTTCCAACCAGAATGAACCTTGCCGGATGCCTAAAGGAAATTCCTTCTCTCTCTATTGTATTCCATCCCATTGCCGCAGCATCTAAGAGTGAATCGGCTATGTAGTCGTCGAGCAGATTAACTTCATCAATGTAGAGCACGTTCCTGTTCGCCTCTGCGAGTATCCCTGGCTGTAATGCCTTTCTTCCTTCTTTTAAGAATCTCTCCACATCCACGGTTCCGACAAGCCTATCTATGGTAACGCTCAGAGGTAAATCAACAACCCGCATCTTCCTTTTTGCTACCGGCAGCTCTTCTCCCCTCTCATATCGCTCGTAGCAACTGTCGCACATCTCCAAGGGATTCTTCGGGTTACAGTTGAAGAGGCAACCATCAACCACCTCAATCTCGGGCAAAACGTTGGCCAGAGCCCTGACTAGAGTTGATTTTCCCGTCCCCTTATCTCCTTTAAGCAGGACACCACCTATTAGTGGATTAACGGCTACACAAAGTAAAGCTAATTTAGCCTTTTCTTGCCCAACTATTGCAGAGAATGGAAAGACTAAGCGTTTTTCACGAGCTTCCATATTTTATCCACCTCCTTAATCTTTTCACTCCAGTGCTCATCATCCTCAGCTGTGTATATTTCAATTGTCCCGCCTTGAACTTCCCCTTCACCAAGGTGTTCCTCCAAAATTCCCTCAATCTCAGAATAGATCTCCATTAGCCTTTCAATTAATTCATCGCTCGTCTTCCACAAGCCGCGCTCATAAGCCTCAATCAAGCGCCTTGCAATTTCCTCAATAGCGTAGGGATTGTGCTCCTCGAACCATCTCCTCATTTCTTCATTTAGAACGTATTTCTCTGCTATTTCATCAAAAACCCAATCTTCAACGAGCTTCGTCGTTGCTTCCCAGCCGTACAAGTGAAGAATCTTCTTAGAGAACTCAGCGGCACCGCGATAACCATGCTTCTTCATTTCCTCAATCCACCTATCGTTAAGAAGCTTTGCCCTAACGACCCTTTCAAGCTCAACTTTCATGTCAACTATTTTAGCATCGCTTATGTCCCTTGTGTCCGTCTGAACCACGTCAACGTTCTTGCCTGTTAATGCATCAACTGCAGCCTTAAATCCTCCGTGATGTGCAAAATAGCAGCAACAGCTCGTTGGATCGTGCTCATCACTTAGGTGGTTTCTGTTGATTACATCCACCTCTTTCAGGTTCAAGACCAGCGAGTCATGTGCCTCAACACCAAAAGCATCTTTTCCATAAGCATAGCCACTCCACTGAACCCACACTTTGGCTAAATCTTCGTCATTTCTCCAGCCCGATGATTCAACCGCCAAATTCACTCCAGCCCCATAAGCTC
The window above is part of the Pyrococcus sp. NA2 genome. Proteins encoded here:
- the thsB gene encoding thermosome subunit beta; amino-acid sequence: MAQLAGQPILILPEGTQRYVGRDAQRMNILAARIIAETVRTTLGPKGMDKMLVDSLGDIVITNDGATILDEMDIQHPAAKMMVEVAKTQDKEAGDGTTTAVVIAGELLKKAEELLDQNIHPSIVIKGYMLAAEKAQEILDSIAKDVKPDDEEILLKAAMTAITGKAAEEEREYLAKLAVEAVKLVAEEKDGKFKVDIDNIKLEKKEGGAVSDTKLIRGVVIDKEVVHPGMPKRVEKAKIALINDALEVKETETDAEIRITSPEQLQAFLEQEEKMLKEMVDKIKEVGANVVFVQKGIDDLAQHYLAKYGILAVRRVKKSDMEKLAKATGAKIVTNIRDLTPEDLGEAELVEERKVAGENMIFVEGCKNPKAVTILIRGGTEHVVDEVERALEDAVKVVKDILEDGKIVAGGGASEIELAIKLDEYAKEVGGKEQLAIEAFAEALKVIPRTLAENAGLDPIETLVKVIAAHKEKGPTIGIDVYEGEPADMMERGVIEPVRVKKQAIKSASEAAIMILRIDDVIAAQKLEKEKEGEKGGGSEEFSSSSSDLD
- a CDS encoding VWA domain-containing protein; this translates as MEAREKRLVFPFSAIVGQEKAKLALLCVAVNPLIGGVLLKGDKGTGKSTLVRALANVLPEIEVVDGCLFNCNPKNPLEMCDSCYERYERGEELPVAKRKMRVVDLPLSVTIDRLVGTVDVERFLKEGRKALQPGILAEANRNVLYIDEVNLLDDYIADSLLDAAAMGWNTIEREGISFRHPARFILVGSMNPEEGELRPQILDRFGLCVEVSAPMNPEERIEIVKRVEEFHEDPISFYKKYEREEKKLTERIVKAREILPKVEISDDLLKLLAETVVNLGIKTNRAEIVTIKTAKAIAALNGKRRVSLEDLEKAMELALPHRLRDKPFQKPLQMKSLKPRDNNKHDHDHKHGHKHEHKKEEKSSGESRSQGIGNLEKNFRPSEAKIPKIESRNFDGSEFSGYRSSRDVSVTVVNFPKGIPVSYVPPKGEIRDIDFYNSLVWAVLNGKRPPIKLDLNDIRVRVRKAKAPTLWVLLLDSSGSMAVQKRISIAKGIAEKLVENGYIKKSKMALIVAKGNQAEIFVSPTKNYWEVLEKIESVPTGGRTPLSSALYNLLLLAERERRKDRALKVRAFLITDGKANVPLFGKRIKDEIIELAKALRRKGIELNIYDPGGRGINPGISYIPVLREVANAKVYKM